The Denticeps clupeoides chromosome 10, fDenClu1.1, whole genome shotgun sequence DNA window GCACAGAGGCGGAGGGCAGGCACTGGCACATGAAGCACTTCTGCTGCTACGAGTGTGCGGCTCCGCTGGGTGGGCAGCGCTACATCATGAAGGACGGCCGGCCACACTGCTGCAACTGCTTCCAGTCGCTCTATGCAGAGTACTGTGATGCATGCGGGGAGCATATAGGTACTCCTCCTCGCTGTCTTACGTGCTCTTCCTGTCTGCTGTCATTCATTCCTCTGTTCAAGTTCTTGCTCTTGCTGACTAATATCTCAGTTATTGCTTGTCTGTGCCTTTTGGTTCTTTCTGCTTTTCAATTACTTATTAATAAAAGCCATCGTTTCATCTGGCTCTAGGCTgtatatgttatttttttcctcatttttaaatgaatttgggTTCTTTTACAGCCCCATTTTCATCCATGCAGCAGGTGCTTTTCAGCTCTGACACATTTAACATTTGATACAACGGAACGTTCTCAATGCCGGACAACCTCGAATCATACCGGGTACAGGCAAACGGAAGAAAAATCCTTTTGGCAAAACAATGGCTGTTACAGTGTTGATTAAAAATGTGGTTTGGAGCAGGGTGCTGCACAGCTGTTCGGAGAGCGTGCCGCAGGGAGGAACgcgctgtatttttttttttatttgtctgggTCTGGTGCTGCATCACGAGTGAACTGGGACCAGTGAAAATCAAAGCCGTGAGGTGCAGAAGGAGCCAGTTAAAGATTATTAGCTTTCTCAGCTGCAGCAGGGGAAACACACAGCGCTGCTGTGAAACAGGTCACAGGCTCTGTGTGCATGCAGAATTATCATTCTGCACTTTTTCtagtttatttgaaaatgaagacaatgaaacaaatataaaacattaactCGTATTAACATCAACTCATTGATATCAATTATACTGGAAAGGGGAACTTCAGTAAAATCTGAGCATTTATTATCAGAGAAACCATGGTAAAAATTGAAGCAAAACTATGGGACATTGTCTTGTGCTGCATAAAACTACATAAGGCACATAaatgctacataaaaaaaaatagtgtttGGGGCGCATCAAGATTTTGTTCAGGACTGACAGAAATAAAGTGATGAAAAGCAAGGTTAAATTTCTTGTTAGTATTTTGAAGTTGtggcttttttgtgttgtgCCTAATTTCTGACACACAGAAGATACACTTTAAAGATTAAATTGTgacctggcggttaaggaagcgactccgtaatcagaaggttgccggttcgaatcccgatctgccaaggtgtcactgaggtatcactgagcaaagcaccgtccccacacactgctccccgggcgcctgtcatggctgcccactgctcaccaagggtgatggttaaaagcagaggacacatttcgttgtgtcaccttgtgctgtgctgcagtgttttacgaAAGACAAGCATCTGTCgatctgcagacagacagataaaattGCTTATGGCGACAACAACAATCACTccattttcacttcactgtcagTTCTATTTCCTCATTGTAAGTGATTTAAACTCTCACCAGACTACATGTGATGTTAAAATCAGTGAGGTCACCCATTAAACTAATTTTATGTACCTAAGCAGGACTTTGATCTTTGATATGTACTATCTTGACATTTGGTTAAGCTGTGTAATGGGAACAATGGTTGGCTCTTGTTTGCCTGCAGGTATCGACCAGGGTCAGATGACGTATGACGGGCAGCACTGGCACGCGACTGAGGAGTGCTTCTGCTGCGCCCGCTGTAAGCAGTCGTTGTTGGGCCGCCCGTTCCTGCCGAAGCAGGGCCAGATCTTCTGCTCACGCTCCTGCAGTGCAGGGGAAGAGCCAGAAGAGTCGGACTCCTCCGACTCTGCCTTCCAGAGCGCCCGCTCCCGCCAGTCGCGGCGCAGCGCTCGCATTGGTCACCACAGCGGCGGGAGCAAAGCCAAGAGTGAAAGTCTGCAGCAGTCCATTAGTAACCCAGACCGTCTCTCGACCGACATGGACCCTGTGTCGGTGCAGATGGATCTCCTAACGGTCGGCAGCCCCACCCAGAGTCGTACCCCCAGCTGGACGCCCAGCCGCACTCCAAGTCGCACCCCAAGTCGCACCCCAAGTTTGAACCGAGAACAGGCCGTGTGGATGAGCCGTGATGAGCCATACCCCTATGATACCCCTAAGAGGGACCCATCTCCTGCTCCTCCAAACCCACACCAGCTTCTGGGGCAGTGCAACCCACGCCCCCCCTATGTCTCCACCCCAAGCCAGGCCAGCCAGGGTCCTCACCCTTCCACCCTCCCAGATCCCTGGCCCAAGGAGCCCCCACAGGGCAATCCCAAAAAGCCACCGGTCATGGCCGCCCTGAGGGGCCATTCTTTCAACGAGAACTGGatgcaccatggccaagaccctGAGTTCCGCGCGCCAAAGCTGAAGACTCAGATGAGCTTCAACGAGACGTCCAATCGTGCCGTTGGTTTCTCTGACAAGCGCAGCATCAGTGGCCGAGGGTTTCCACGGGAGGTCCGGCCACCCCTGCTCCGGAGCCGGACACCCATTAATGAGATGAGCTACAGTGAGCAGCTCACCCCGCTTGAGCAGACTCCACACGGGTCCATGGACTCCCTGTCTGTGTCCTACGCCACAGGTACCACAGTGATAagacagaagaagaaggagCTTTATTTCCAAAGCACATCTCATACACGAAATGCCAATCATGACAGATTCAAAAGCTTGGGGTCACTTGAAATGTCTTGATTTGTTAATGTAGTAAACCATCATAATAGGATGAATAgtacaacaaataaaattaaatcaatCCAAAACAATAATAAGAAACTGTAACAATCTGAAATAatagaatatattaataaaaagaaTTGGTAAAATGATGGGTTGGGGGTAAGTGGTCATTCTTAATTAGCTTAATTTACATTCTCCCAATCAAAAACCTAACATCCTAATCCGAGATCCTTATGGTTACAGTCTAACACTGATCAATTTTGGGTTTTTcctaaaattattatttaccatattaaatattaacaacctaaattttgttctgtttttttaattgtgttctTTCCTCCCTCAGGCAACTCACTGGATGGTGGCAGCAAGCGTCAGGAACATCTCTCGAGGTTCTCCATGCCAGATTTGAGCAAAGACTCAGGCATGAATGTGTCTGAGAAGAGCAACATGGGAACCCTCAACTCCTCCATGCAGTTCCGCAGCACAGAGTCGCTGACCTCTGCCTCGCGACCTTTCTTTGACCTGGGAATGCCTGTGCGGCTGAAGTACCCGCCCCAATACTGGAATCAGTCCAGGGGGGTGAGTTTCCAGGAGAAGATGAAAGGTCACGTGGGCCTGGCGGGGAGCATGGGTAATGTACACATGGCACCTGCGATGGACCGAAGGGTTCCACAGCAGCGGAGAGGTAATGGACAGGAGACTCCACAGCAACGGCATCGCCATCACAACCACCATCACCGCCACCATCACCGCGGCAACCGCCAGTCACGCCGCTCTCGCTCCGACAATGCCCTCCACCTAGCTGCCCAGGGGGCTAGTTTCCAAGGAGACTTTGGGCCACAGCATTTTTTCCGTGAGGACTACGACCGGCTCGCCTCCTCTAGAATGTCTCGTGATCCCTTTGGGGGGAATTCTGGGTACCGGCAGCAGTTCTACCCCCGGCCCTGCCCTCGGACAACTTCTGACCTCACTCTTCAGAACCCTGGGGCGGGGGCTCAACGCACAGGGCCCTTCATGAATGGGTTTGGAGAGGAGGAGCAGCCTGGGGAGGAGGAGTACTGGTGCTCCACCTGCTCCTCGTCTTCAGAGGAGTCTGGAGACGAAGGCTATTTCCTCGGAGAGCCCATTCCCCGGCCCGTCCCACTCCGTTACCTTGACAACGAGGAGCTGAGGCACAGGTACAGCCCGACCGCACTTGGAGTCCATGGCCAACTCCACACACGCCGACGCAGGAAGAGCAAGAACTGCATCATCTCCtaggagtgtgagtgtgtgtgtttatatcacATTTGTGTGTAAGGTCACATGTGTGTCATTTTTGTGTaggtttatatattttttattattattttgttttgtgtctgtgtgtgtgtgtgcatgcagttTGCATGTACTGTACGTCTGCATGTACCCCAACTGAGGTACtgcgtgtgtgttctgtatgtgtttcatttgatgtttttcagtgtgtatgtgtgaatctTTGAGGCTGGATGCTGCCTGATTCTACTGGATTAACGGAGCCCAGTTGTCTAAAATGACACAAGAACTACTGCCATAGGAAATGCTATATATATTGTAAGACCCCGCTGCTCTGGACCGTCCATATGCTCAACAGCTcttaccttctgattatgtgtgtAAATAACCCTGATACAACTGTCTGCACAGGATGAAGTGGACTCAATTACCTAAATATCACACAGACGTACGAGAGTATTCACATTTACctatttaaatattacatattatatgtCTAAGAGCTCAGAAATATGTTTGTAGAAAAACTGTGCAATAAGAATgttctctgtttctgtgtgtgcggGTTGGACTGGACAGAGAATGGACAGACAGAATGTATTTGAAAGGAACCTGGTCATGTGACTCTGGAGGACTTGAAACCTGGCTTAACGAGTCTCACCAAATACCAATCCTGCTGCCCGGAAACATTGCTGTAAATTAATGCAAGATAGCAAATCAGAGCTGCTATTATGGGTTGCTAGTCATAGTTCTGCACCAACTGCAGGAAGTGATGTGGTTTAGATGGTGATTTAGACTCGTTGGCTGATCGTACAGCCTCTGTAGGACAGCTTTACGGAAAAGCAGGTTATATTCCCATTTACTGGACAGTGTGCTGAGGAAACAGGGCCTCTGTTTGGATGTGAatttttctgtgtatgtgtgtgtgtgtgtgtgtgtgtgtgtgtgtgtgtgtgcgcgcgagtGTGCTTCCTTACCTTCGTCGCTGTATAAATAGACCTCCTTGCCCTTTCTGCTCCTAAAGCTTGTACCATAAGGCACCAAGGACAGGCTAATATGAtcaggtttttttcttcttcttcttcttcttcttcttctacttcttcttcttcttcttggcctTTCCAGCACAGCGATGTTCAGTATTGTCCTGTTTCATGCAATATAACCCCACTCCCCACCCCCAAGTCGTCAATTTACCAACTCTTAAAAAATGATGTACAGTGAAATAAAGTACTCTAAGTTATGGGTGTagtactgtaaatgtaatgtaaatatggtctttaaatatttatatattttgtatcttCAGATGCATTATTTGTATCATAGGATGTAGAAACCAAGCTGCCTGCATGTGTTCTTGCTGTTCTTGTCTTGTATTGGAATTAAAGGATTATTAGAGTAAATCATCTGCATCTGAATATTCTTAAGCATGAGTACCAAAAGATGGAGATCGCCGCTGAAAAAAGCTGATTGTTTGCTTCATTTTCTAAATGAAGACAcactttcatgcatttttatttttttgcaatattctgTATGCTTAAATGACAATTCCTTTTGCATCAATGCACTTGAGCTGAGAGGGACTCGTTCTGTTAATGTTGGTGCTGTTTCTTCATCTGGAAATTAAATCCAGTGCAAAGTGCTAAAgattaatgtttaataataatcaaatattttattcttgACTCTGATCAACCCTTGAAAGGCACCAAACAGCTTTACAAAGTAGCCCCCTGGGATACTTTTCCAGCCATCTTGAAAGAGTTTTCATGATAAGCATGAGCCCATATTCCCTTGGTCTCCTGCCCAGATCATCACAAACCCTCTGCTGTGTCTAGTGTGGGGGAATGTGCACTCCTGTCACTCCTGTCACTATTTCTTTGTCAAATTGCTCTACCGCAGCCTCATCATTGAAAATATCCACATGCAGAATAAGTTATTtctaattatgaataaataatatgatGAATATGAAGCTGTTCTAGTTGGGCAGATTTTTTGACAGATTACCTGTAGAAGAGCATATTTCTAATCCTAAAACACTAGTGCAGGAGGAAATTCTttg harbors:
- the prickle2a gene encoding prickle-like protein 2 isoform X2 — translated: MSLDMEKAVTKLMYDFQRNSTSDDDSGCALEEYAWVPPGLKPEQVHQYYSFLPEDKVPYVNSIGEKHRLKQLLHQLPPHDNEVRYCNTLDDEEKRELKIFSNQRKRDNLGRGSVRPLPLTITGAICEQCGGQINGGDIAVFASRVGHGLCWHPHCFVCCVCDELLVDLIYFHQDGKIYCGRHHSERLKPRCSACDEIIFADECTEAEGRHWHMKHFCCYECAAPLGGQRYIMKDGRPHCCNCFQSLYAEYCDACGEHIGIDQGQMTYDGQHWHATEECFCCARCKQSLLGRPFLPKQGQIFCSRSCSAGEEPEESDSSDSAFQSARSRQSRRSARIGHHSGGSKAKSESLQQSISNPDRLSTDMDPVSVQMDLLTVGSPTQSRTPSWTPSRTPSRTPSRTPSLNREQAVWMSRDEPYPYDTPKRDPSPAPPNPHQLLGQCNPRPPYVSTPSQASQGPHPSTLPDPWPKEPPQGNPKKPPVMAALRGHSFNENWMHHGQDPEFRAPKLKTQMSFNETSNRAVGFSDKRSISGRGFPREVRPPLLRSRTPINEMSYSEQLTPLEQTPHGSMDSLSVSYATGNSLDGGSKRQEHLSRFSMPDLSKDSGMNVSEKSNMGTLNSSMQFRSTESLTSASRPFFDLGMPVRLKYPPQYWNQSRGVSFQEKMKGHVGLAGSMGNVHMAPAMDRRVPQQRRGNGQETPQQRHRHHNHHHRHHHRGNRQSRRSRSDNALHLAAQGASFQGDFGPQHFFREDYDRLASSRMSRDPFGGNSGYRQQFYPRPCPRTTSDLTLQNPGAGAQRTGPFMNGFGEEEQPGEEEYWCSTCSSSSEESGDEGYFLGEPIPRPVPLRYLDNEELRHRYSPTALGVHGQLHTRRRRKSKNCIIS
- the prickle2a gene encoding prickle-like protein 2 isoform X1; translation: MDQERRQQPGTQRTLTGPHQHSANAQMVSELSVCSGGGQHVVAVMSLDMEKAVTKLMYDFQRNSTSDDDSGCALEEYAWVPPGLKPEQVHQYYSFLPEDKVPYVNSIGEKHRLKQLLHQLPPHDNEVRYCNTLDDEEKRELKIFSNQRKRDNLGRGSVRPLPLTITGAICEQCGGQINGGDIAVFASRVGHGLCWHPHCFVCCVCDELLVDLIYFHQDGKIYCGRHHSERLKPRCSACDEIIFADECTEAEGRHWHMKHFCCYECAAPLGGQRYIMKDGRPHCCNCFQSLYAEYCDACGEHIGIDQGQMTYDGQHWHATEECFCCARCKQSLLGRPFLPKQGQIFCSRSCSAGEEPEESDSSDSAFQSARSRQSRRSARIGHHSGGSKAKSESLQQSISNPDRLSTDMDPVSVQMDLLTVGSPTQSRTPSWTPSRTPSRTPSRTPSLNREQAVWMSRDEPYPYDTPKRDPSPAPPNPHQLLGQCNPRPPYVSTPSQASQGPHPSTLPDPWPKEPPQGNPKKPPVMAALRGHSFNENWMHHGQDPEFRAPKLKTQMSFNETSNRAVGFSDKRSISGRGFPREVRPPLLRSRTPINEMSYSEQLTPLEQTPHGSMDSLSVSYATGNSLDGGSKRQEHLSRFSMPDLSKDSGMNVSEKSNMGTLNSSMQFRSTESLTSASRPFFDLGMPVRLKYPPQYWNQSRGVSFQEKMKGHVGLAGSMGNVHMAPAMDRRVPQQRRGNGQETPQQRHRHHNHHHRHHHRGNRQSRRSRSDNALHLAAQGASFQGDFGPQHFFREDYDRLASSRMSRDPFGGNSGYRQQFYPRPCPRTTSDLTLQNPGAGAQRTGPFMNGFGEEEQPGEEEYWCSTCSSSSEESGDEGYFLGEPIPRPVPLRYLDNEELRHRYSPTALGVHGQLHTRRRRKSKNCIIS